The following proteins are co-located in the Fusobacteria bacterium ZRK30 genome:
- the ychF gene encoding redox-regulated ATPase YchF produces the protein MIGIGIVGLPNVGKSTLFNAITKAGAAEAANYPFCTIEPNVGMVTVPDSRLEELSKIINPQRVQHATVEFTDIAGLVKGAAGGEGLGNKFLTHIKNTQAICQVVRCFEDENVVHVDGSVDPIRDIEVINAELILADLDAIERGIEKQAKLVRAKNKEAMALIPVLEKCKTHLEDSKLLNTLKLTPEELDTIKGYQLLTVKPMMFAANVSDSDLATGNEYVEQVIEYVKDLDAEVVIVSAQVESELQEMEEEDREMFLEELGVTEPGLNRLIRGGYKLLGLQTYFTAGVKEVRAWTIKVGDTAPKAAGEIHTDFEKGFIRAKVVGYDEFVKNNGWKGSQEAGSLRLEGKEYIVKDGDLMEFLFNV, from the coding sequence ATGATTGGAATAGGGATCGTTGGACTACCAAATGTAGGTAAATCAACATTATTTAATGCAATAACAAAGGCAGGAGCAGCAGAAGCAGCAAACTACCCTTTTTGTACCATAGAGCCAAATGTAGGTATGGTAACAGTACCTGACAGCAGACTAGAGGAACTATCTAAGATAATAAACCCTCAGAGAGTACAACATGCTACAGTAGAGTTTACAGATATCGCAGGATTAGTAAAAGGTGCAGCCGGTGGAGAAGGGTTGGGAAATAAATTCTTAACACATATCAAAAATACCCAGGCAATATGTCAGGTTGTAAGATGTTTTGAGGATGAAAATGTAGTACATGTAGATGGCTCTGTAGATCCAATAAGAGATATCGAAGTAATAAATGCTGAACTTATCCTGGCGGATTTAGACGCTATAGAGAGAGGTATAGAAAAGCAGGCTAAATTAGTCAGAGCTAAAAACAAGGAAGCTATGGCATTGATTCCAGTGTTGGAAAAATGTAAAACTCACTTGGAAGATTCTAAGTTATTAAATACATTAAAGTTAACTCCGGAAGAGTTAGATACTATAAAGGGATACCAATTGTTAACAGTAAAGCCTATGATGTTTGCTGCTAATGTATCTGATAGTGACCTTGCTACAGGAAACGAATATGTAGAGCAGGTAATTGAATATGTAAAAGATCTTGATGCAGAGGTTGTAATCGTATCAGCTCAGGTTGAATCTGAATTACAGGAGATGGAAGAGGAAGATAGAGAAATGTTTTTAGAGGAACTAGGAGTAACTGAACCTGGATTAAACAGACTTATCCGTGGGGGATATAAGTTATTAGGTCTTCAAACTTATTTTACAGCAGGTGTAAAAGAAGTTAGAGCATGGACTATAAAGGTAGGGGACACTGCTCCTAAAGCAGCTGGAGAGATCCATACTGATTTCGAAAAAGGATTTATCAGGGCCAAAGTAGTAGGTTATGATGAATTTGTTAAAAATAATGGTTGGAAGGGTTCCCAGGAAGCAGGATCACTTAGACTTGAAGGAAAAGAGTATATTGTAAAAGACGGAGATTTAATGGA